One region of Glycine max cultivar Williams 82 chromosome 9, Glycine_max_v4.0, whole genome shotgun sequence genomic DNA includes:
- the LOC100815514 gene encoding transcriptional adapter ADA2b yields MGRSRGNFHHADEDPNQRSRRKKNAASGENSESGAAGQGAGEGKKALYHCNYCNKDITGKIRIKCAMCPDFDLCIECFSVGAEVTPHKSNHPYRVMDNLSFPLICPDWNADDEILLLEGIEMYGLGNWTEVAEHVGTKNKESCIEHYRNVYLNSPFFPVPDMSHVVGKNRKELLAMAKGQGEDKKGISMADLSIKAESSFSPSRVKVEDSHKAGSANRLASSLNSESDGPSGNTHAANQKASNVGRGKGGPGIIKMEDSQLDRDFGGKKPTSSGNEGPSLVESSGYNAKRQEFDPEYDNDAEQLLAEMEFKDTDTDDERELKLRVLRFYAKRLDERKRRKDFILERNLLYPNPFEKDFTPEEKAICRNYDLFMRFHTKEEHEELLRTVISEHRTRKRLQDLKEARAAGCRNSAEADRYLAQKRKREAEESARRTKESAQGGPSNLGVSNALMSPDSAGKDLRGRPAGPATSSSVNEMDVTGYYGADLLSESEKRLCCELRLPPAMYLKMQEQLSLQILAGTVTAKSDAHQLFKMDAMKIDRVYDILIKKGIGSP; encoded by the exons ATGGGTCGCTCTCGTGGGAATTTCCACCACGCCGATGAGGACCCCAACCAGag gtcaaggagaaaaaagaatgcTGCCAGTGGAGAGAATTCGGAGTCTGGAGCTGCAg GCCAAGGAGCAGGCGAAGGGAAAAAGGCTCTGTACCACTGCAATTATTGTAATAAGGATATAACAGGAAAAATCCGTATTAAGTGTGCCATGTGCCCAGATTTTGACTTGTGTATAGAGTGCTTTTCTGTTGGAGCTGAGGTGACACCTCATAAAAGCAACCACCCTTACAGGGTTATG GATAATTTGTCTTTCCCTCTTATTTGCCCAGACTGGAATGCAGATGATGAAATTTTGCTTCTAGAG GGAATTGAAATGTATGGCTTGGGAAACTGGACAGAAGTTGCCGAGCATGTTGGAACCAAAAACAAAGAGTCATGCATAGAACACTATAGGAATGTATACCTGAATTCCCCGTTCTTTCCTGTTCCG GATATGTCTCATGTTGTTgggaaaaacagaaaagaactTCTTGCCATGGCGAAAGGGCAGGGTGAAGACAAGAAAG GAATTTCCATGGCGGATCTTAGTATAAAGGCAGAATCTTCCTTTTCTCCATCTAGAGTCAA GGTTGAAGATTCGCATAAAGCTGGCTCTGCTAATCGTTTGGCATCCAGTTTGAATTCAG AGTCGGATGGCCCCTCGGGTAACACACATGCTGCAAACCAAAAGGCATCTAATGTGGGCCGTGGAAAAGGTGGTCCAGGAATCATTAAAATGGAAG ATTCTCAACTAGACAGAGATTTTGGAGGAAAAAAGCCTACTTCCTCTGGAAATGAAGGTCCTTCTTTAGTAGAATCGAGTGGTTATAACGCCAAAAGACAGGAATTTGATCCTGAATATGATAATGACGCTGAACAACTACTTGCTGAAATGGAATTTAAGGACACTGACACTGATGATGAGCGAGAGCTGAAACTACGGGTGTTGCGTTTCTATGCAAAAAG GCTTGATGAAAGAAAGCGAAGGAAGGATTTCATACTTGAAAGAAATTTGTTATACCCAAATCCATTTGAGAAGGATTTTACACCTGAGGAGAAGGCAATATGTCGGAATTATGACTTATTCATGCGCTTTCATACTAAGGAGGAGCATGAGGAATTGCTTAGAACCGTTATCTCTGAACATAGAACTCGTAAAAGACTTCAAGACCTTAAG GAAGCCCGGGCTGCTGGTTGCCGCAATTCAGCTGAAGCTGATAGATATCtggcacaaaagagaaaaagggaagCTGAAGAAAGTGCTCGTAGGACAAAAGAAAGTGCTCAGGGTGGCCCAAGCAATCTAGGGGTTTCTAATGCATTGATGTCTCCAGACTCTGCTGGCAAGGATTTGAGAGGAAGACCTGCAGGGCCTGCTACTTCTAGTTCTGTCAATGAAATGGACGTGACAGGATACTATGGGGCAGATTTACTTTCTGAATCG GAGAAACGTTTATGCTGTGAGCTAAGGTTGCCTCCAGCCATGTATCTAAAGATGCAAGAGCAGCTGTCTCTACAAATACTTGCTGGCACTGTCACTGCAAAATCTGATGCTCATCAATTGTTCAAGATGGATGCCATGAAAATTGACAGGGTGTATGATATTCTCATTAAAAAGGGGATTGGTTCCCCCTGA
- the LOC100816046 gene encoding uncharacterized protein isoform X1, with the protein MSGGGGGCGGVFVTWEEQVICQERGNRVIHFYLKDALGNSVLAVVGTERSVRHMMYVVPDHFLQAYGSTQPINAFKWRARREVVDWLTCLVSRNRSHHAGVQLDDSAQAVESLKILTSGINVNNRILPDKMISRKLKFQSSDIQWSGFSWFCAKQLKHYSGFCRNGTTINVHSFVYIMAEEENHYLGYVEDMYEDKKRQKKVKVRWFHHGQEVKHVIPQLNLQEGEVFITPHVQVISAECVNGPATVLTPKHYEKYLAAVPHTSLSEIHMCFRQFKNNKLKPFTLTKLRGYSNQTVLSSLNSPTLSKRKAKFEKSRTDDDENFTQDDALRSSNKRNRSSKDHVLEKGFSCLQISVPVKEMTKCEPKHPSLKLKLSRKTLGIKVIGPKPQLSFQVGAKIEVLCQDSGIRGCWFRCKILSMSPRLLKVQYDDLLDIDGPQKLEEWVPASRVAAPDKLGMRSSGRLTVRLCPPEYNTGHTFEIGAPVDAWWCDGWWEGVVTAVNVCGDGVLQVYTPGEERFLKVEKKNIRISRDWINNRWVDIQGKPDICSYLSSNARSSIRMSANSAVVDGSMSDCSAILESKPTPSAKVEVAKKVEPELSGLEAPVNLENIITTLREPLYAIHEDKDNNSGDGCDDEADKAVKTLLALNEHKDKYSGGGNNGDTDNDVDVDADNDEDDSEEDFDCSESKLDAAEAIQVA; encoded by the exons atgtctggtggtggtggtggctgTGGCGGTGTTTTCGTGACGTGGGAGGAGCAGGTGATATGTCAGGAGCGTGGGAACCGAGTGATTCACTTTTACCTGAAGGACGCTTTGGGGAATTCGGTGCTTGCTGTTGTGGGGACTGAGAGGAGTGTGAGGCACATGATGTATGTTGTCCCTGACCATTTCTTGCAGGCTTATGGATCCACACAACCCATCAATGCTTTCAAATGGAGGGCACGCCGAGAGGTTGTGGACTGGCTCACTTGTTTGGTCTCGCGCAATCGGTCACACCATGCAG GTGTACAGTTGGATGATTCAGCACAAGCCGTTGAATCTCTTAAGATTTTAACGTCTGGGATCAATGTCAATAATAGAATTTTACCTGATAAAATG ATTTCTAGGAAACTAAAATTCCAAAGTTCTGATATTCAATGGTCAGGCTTTTCTTGGTTTTGTGCTAAACAGCTGAAGCACTACTCAGGGTTTTGCAGGAATGGAACAACCATAAAT GTTcattcatttgtatatattatggCTGAAGAAGAAAACCACTATCTTGGTTACGTGGAAGATATGTATGAAGACaagaagagacaaaaaaaagtgAAGGTACGGTGGTTTCACCATGGTCAGGAAGTTAAGCATGTGATTCCACAGCTGAATCTGCAAGAGGGAGAGGTTTTCATCACACCTCATGTGCAGGTGATTAGTGCTGAGTGTGTCAATGGTCCTGCAACAGTTTTGACTCCTAAGCATTATGAGAAATACCTAGCTGCTGTGCCTCATACCTCTTTATCTGAGATCCATATGTGCTTTAGGCAGTTTAAGAACAATAAGCTTAAGCCCTTCACACTTACAAAGTTGCGTGGGTATAGTAACCAAACTGTTCTTTCTAGTTTGAATAGTCCTACTCTCTCCAAGAGAAAGGCAAAGTTTGAAAAATCGCGCACAGATGATGATGAGAACTTCACTCAAGATGATGCTTTAAGGTCCAGCAATAAGAGGAATAGAAGTTCTAAGGATCATGTACTTGAAAAGGGTTTTTCTTGTCTGCAAATCTCTGTTCCTGTGAAAGAAATGACAAAATGTGAACCAAAACACcctagtttaaaattaaaactatcaaGAAAAACATTGGGTATTAAGGTTATTGGACCAAAGCCTCAACTGTCTTTTCAGGTTGGTGCAAAGATAGAGGTTCTCTGTCAAGATAGTGGCATCAGAGGATGCTGGTTTAGATGTAAAATCTTGAGTATGTCTCCAAGGTTGCTCAAGGTCCAGTATGATGATTTGCTGGATATAGACGGACCACAGAAACTAGAG GAATGGGTCCCTGCGTCTAGAGTGGCAGCTCCTGACAAATTGGGTATGCGAAGTTCGGGCCGCCTAACAGTTCGACTATGCCCTCCTGAATATAATACAGGTCATACTTTTGAGATTGGAGCACCAGTGGATGCCTGGTGGTGTGATGGATGGTGGGAAGGTGTCGTGACTGCAGTTAATGTCTGTGGGGATGGAGTCCTGCAGGTTTATACCCCTG GCGAAGAGAGGTTTCTAAAGGTCGAGAAGAAGAACATTCGGATTTCCCGAGATTGGATCAATAACAGGTGGGTTGATATACAGGGAAAGCCCGACATTTGCAGCTATTTATCTTCAAATGCCAGGTCCAGCATCAGGATGTCAGCTAATTCTGCAGTGGTAGATGGATCTATGTCTGATTGCTCTGCAATATTAGAAAGTAAACCAACACCAAGTGCCAAAGTTGAAGTTGCTAAGAAGGTTGAGCCAGAATTATCTGGTTTGGAAGCACCTGTTAACCtggaaaatataataacaacTTTGAGGGAGCCACTCTATGCCATTCATGAAGACAAGGATAACAACTCTGGTGATGGCTGCGATGATGAAGCTGACAAGGCTGTGAAGACACTTCTGGCCTTAAATGAACACAAGGATAAGTACTCAGGTGGAGGCAATAATGGTGACACTGACAATGATGTTGACGTTGATGCTGACAATGATGAAGATGATAGTGAGGAAGATTTCGATTGTTCTGAATCAAAACTCGATGCAGCAGAAGCAATACAAGTTGCATGA
- the LOC100816046 gene encoding uncharacterized protein isoform X2: MISRKLKFQSSDIQWSGFSWFCAKQLKHYSGFCRNGTTINVHSFVYIMAEEENHYLGYVEDMYEDKKRQKKVKVRWFHHGQEVKHVIPQLNLQEGEVFITPHVQVISAECVNGPATVLTPKHYEKYLAAVPHTSLSEIHMCFRQFKNNKLKPFTLTKLRGYSNQTVLSSLNSPTLSKRKAKFEKSRTDDDENFTQDDALRSSNKRNRSSKDHVLEKGFSCLQISVPVKEMTKCEPKHPSLKLKLSRKTLGIKVIGPKPQLSFQVGAKIEVLCQDSGIRGCWFRCKILSMSPRLLKVQYDDLLDIDGPQKLEEWVPASRVAAPDKLGMRSSGRLTVRLCPPEYNTGHTFEIGAPVDAWWCDGWWEGVVTAVNVCGDGVLQVYTPGEERFLKVEKKNIRISRDWINNRWVDIQGKPDICSYLSSNARSSIRMSANSAVVDGSMSDCSAILESKPTPSAKVEVAKKVEPELSGLEAPVNLENIITTLREPLYAIHEDKDNNSGDGCDDEADKAVKTLLALNEHKDKYSGGGNNGDTDNDVDVDADNDEDDSEEDFDCSESKLDAAEAIQVA; the protein is encoded by the exons ATG ATTTCTAGGAAACTAAAATTCCAAAGTTCTGATATTCAATGGTCAGGCTTTTCTTGGTTTTGTGCTAAACAGCTGAAGCACTACTCAGGGTTTTGCAGGAATGGAACAACCATAAAT GTTcattcatttgtatatattatggCTGAAGAAGAAAACCACTATCTTGGTTACGTGGAAGATATGTATGAAGACaagaagagacaaaaaaaagtgAAGGTACGGTGGTTTCACCATGGTCAGGAAGTTAAGCATGTGATTCCACAGCTGAATCTGCAAGAGGGAGAGGTTTTCATCACACCTCATGTGCAGGTGATTAGTGCTGAGTGTGTCAATGGTCCTGCAACAGTTTTGACTCCTAAGCATTATGAGAAATACCTAGCTGCTGTGCCTCATACCTCTTTATCTGAGATCCATATGTGCTTTAGGCAGTTTAAGAACAATAAGCTTAAGCCCTTCACACTTACAAAGTTGCGTGGGTATAGTAACCAAACTGTTCTTTCTAGTTTGAATAGTCCTACTCTCTCCAAGAGAAAGGCAAAGTTTGAAAAATCGCGCACAGATGATGATGAGAACTTCACTCAAGATGATGCTTTAAGGTCCAGCAATAAGAGGAATAGAAGTTCTAAGGATCATGTACTTGAAAAGGGTTTTTCTTGTCTGCAAATCTCTGTTCCTGTGAAAGAAATGACAAAATGTGAACCAAAACACcctagtttaaaattaaaactatcaaGAAAAACATTGGGTATTAAGGTTATTGGACCAAAGCCTCAACTGTCTTTTCAGGTTGGTGCAAAGATAGAGGTTCTCTGTCAAGATAGTGGCATCAGAGGATGCTGGTTTAGATGTAAAATCTTGAGTATGTCTCCAAGGTTGCTCAAGGTCCAGTATGATGATTTGCTGGATATAGACGGACCACAGAAACTAGAG GAATGGGTCCCTGCGTCTAGAGTGGCAGCTCCTGACAAATTGGGTATGCGAAGTTCGGGCCGCCTAACAGTTCGACTATGCCCTCCTGAATATAATACAGGTCATACTTTTGAGATTGGAGCACCAGTGGATGCCTGGTGGTGTGATGGATGGTGGGAAGGTGTCGTGACTGCAGTTAATGTCTGTGGGGATGGAGTCCTGCAGGTTTATACCCCTG GCGAAGAGAGGTTTCTAAAGGTCGAGAAGAAGAACATTCGGATTTCCCGAGATTGGATCAATAACAGGTGGGTTGATATACAGGGAAAGCCCGACATTTGCAGCTATTTATCTTCAAATGCCAGGTCCAGCATCAGGATGTCAGCTAATTCTGCAGTGGTAGATGGATCTATGTCTGATTGCTCTGCAATATTAGAAAGTAAACCAACACCAAGTGCCAAAGTTGAAGTTGCTAAGAAGGTTGAGCCAGAATTATCTGGTTTGGAAGCACCTGTTAACCtggaaaatataataacaacTTTGAGGGAGCCACTCTATGCCATTCATGAAGACAAGGATAACAACTCTGGTGATGGCTGCGATGATGAAGCTGACAAGGCTGTGAAGACACTTCTGGCCTTAAATGAACACAAGGATAAGTACTCAGGTGGAGGCAATAATGGTGACACTGACAATGATGTTGACGTTGATGCTGACAATGATGAAGATGATAGTGAGGAAGATTTCGATTGTTCTGAATCAAAACTCGATGCAGCAGAAGCAATACAAGTTGCATGA